Within Kineothrix sp. MB12-C1, the genomic segment GGCTGAAGAATGGGTTGAAACGATCAAAGAAGAGATCGGGAAGTTCGTATATGAAGAAAAAGGAATTCGAAGAAACGAAATATATCTTAACTATGATTTTGGAATTGTTATAGAGTGGTGTACGAAAGAGACTTCCGCAAAAATCTTGATCGATCATGCGGAGATGGCGCGTAAGGTGGCCAAAAGAGGTGCTCACTTGTGCTATTTTAATGAAGATATGGAACAGCAGATCATTAGGGAAAATGTGATTACCGATAGTATGGTGCATGCTCTTAAGACAGGAGAATTTCAAGTATATTATCAGCCTAAGTATCGCATGGATAATGATGAAATTGTAGGAGCAGAAGCTTTGGTACGGTGGTTTAGTAAGGACTATGGTTTTATGAACCCCGGAGAGTTTATTTCTATTTTTGAGAATAACGGTTTCATTGTGGAGCTTGACTTCTATGTGATGGAGCAGGTATATCGGATGCTTCGGGAACGGATTGAATGCGGTGAAAAAGTGGTACAGGTATCTATTAATCAATCGAGACTTCACTTTGCCCAGAATGACTATATCGAGCGGTTGGATGAACTGCGAAGCCGATATGAAATACCCATGAATCTGGTGGAGCTGGAACTGACAGAGTCCATTTTAGCTAACATACAAGATATCAGCATAATGGTGGATAAACTGAAAGCAAATGGATATTATTTATCTTTAGATGATTTCGGTTCCGGGTATTCTTCTTTAAATATGTTAAAGGAGGTTCCGATCAATACGTTGAAGATAGATAAAGACTTCTTGAGCGGAGGAGACAAAGAAGGGCGGTCTCAGAAGGTAATTCGTAAGGTTGTAGAGCTTGCGGATGAGCTTGGTATGGATGTTGTATGCGAAGGCGTAGAAGAAAAGGAACAGGTAGAATTCCTGAAAAGTATAGGCTGTATGTATGCACAAGGGTATTATTATGCGAAGCCAATGCCGGAAGATGACTTCCGGAAGTTGTTGGACAATCGGTTTTAGTATAATAAGACATATAAATATTGCAATTTGAAAATTGGACGCGGTGGAGGCGTATATGGACGGAATACTGAATTTAGATAAAAAGCGGATGTGGTATGAAACGAAAAGGCTGCTCGGAGCTATAGGCGGCGTATTAATGTATGCCATAGGTATGAACTTGTTCATTGTGCCCCAGGGATTATACACAGGTGGTCTTATGGGAGTGAGCCAGGTAATCCGTACCCTTTTGGTAGAGTATCTGGGATTCCCTTTTGGGAACTTCGATATTTCAGGTATTATTTATTATATTATAAATATACCTTTGTTTATTATAGCGATTAAGCGGTTAGGAAGAATGTTTTTTCTAAAGACAGTAATCAGCGTTACGGCAATGTCATTTTTCCTCTTTATCGTATATATTCCATCCATTCCTATTATGGATGATATATTGGCATCCTGTATTATCGGTGGAATTCTCTCGGGGGCAGGAATTGGCATTTGCCTGAAGATGGGAAGTTCCGATGGAGGGGCTAATATTTTAGGAGTTTTACTTATTCGTTGGAAGAGGGACTTCAGTGTAGGAAAGGTGAACCTGACAATCAATCTCCTTTTATATGCGATTTGTCTCTTTCTCTTCGATGCTGAGACTGTTATCTACTCGCTTATTTATGCTGCAGTGTGCTCGTTCGCCGTGGACAAGGTATATTCTCAGAATATAAACGTAGAAGTAAAAGTAATTACGCGGCATGCCTGTGAGGAAATGGAGCAGGAAATCTTCACCAAACTGGAACGGGGAATTACAAAATGGGAAGCTCTTGGGGCCTATACCGATAATCGTGCGGAGGTGTTATATATGATAGTATCGAAGTATGAAATCGGACGGCTGAAACATATCATAGGGAAGTATGACCCTAATGCATTTGTAGTGGTGCAAGAGGGGGTAAATGTAAGCGGGAATTTCCTGAAGAAATTGTAGTTACGTTACTATATTCTCTCAACCTGAGCAGTGAGCCTTTGGAAAAAGTCGTCATAATCTGTGGCAGACGCAAGTTCTTTTACATTTTGCATTTCCGAGAGCACGTCAATTAAGAAGTCGAACACTTCCGTAAAAGTTCTGCGGGAATCCTGGCTCACTCCTATAAGGACGATAATATATATTTGCTTATCTCCCCATGTCATGGGGACATCACAGATAGTGAAAGAGATAAAGCTTTTCTTGCAGTCCTCCTGTAGCGAATGGGGAACTGCAATGCCTCCAAATCCTGTATCGGACAAGCTTTCTCTCTGTAATACATTCTCGGTAAGACTTTCTTCGGCCAGACCGAGCGCGATCGCGTTGCGGGTCATTTGGGTAATGGCCTCGAATTTATCATGGAACGGAGGGTTCTTATAAAAGAGCTTAGGGTCTATGAAATCAGAGAAATAAGATTTCAATGCAGAGAATCTGTTCTTTCTTGAAATACTTTCCACATTTATCCTTATATTTTCCACATCGTCATTGGTAAGAAAGGGGCTGATAATCGTATGACGGCCCGTAATTACCATTTCTACTGTTGATATGATAAAGTCTGTATTCAAATTTTCCTGCTGATATTGTTCCGGAGATAATATGTATTTTATATTAAGGGAATCAGAAAAGATTCTGGAAATCTTTTCGATTGTCTTTTTGTGGTTACCGTAATAATCCGCATAAATAAATATACAGGATACTTTATTCATATTCTGCATGTTATTCTCAAAATAACCGCCGATATGAAGCGAAATAAAAGCGATCTCATCTTCCGACAGATGGATGCCGTAATCATTTTCGAACTCTTGTGCCACATAAACGGCCATATCGTAAATGAGTGGATAAGTCCCTTTTATTTTCATGGTCAAAGGATTCCGAATGACATAATCGTTTGTAATGCGATGGAACATATTGTTAACATGAATGATGAAACGAGCTTTAAAGTCGTCATCAAAAGGATCCAAATAATAGGTGTGTTCTACCTTGTTCAGTACATTTTCAGCGATATCT encodes:
- a CDS encoding BglG family transcription antiterminator is translated as MGESRQSSLFRYMVKESDKWIKAQKLADMFNVSTRQIRKYIVSINEKFSEFTLIESGPDGYRLDAEKYFPYKEKVDREKADTPKMRRKYIIQKLITLKGGYNIFDFSEELCVSIATIEKDLKSIRKTLEGFRLTLKRSRDMLFVTGDEREKRSLMRNMILPGSSDFALEDEIQLLTFHYHFWDFRRNIWRILVQENDLFSNDYTLNNIALHAIVMIDRIRNGAKLDQVEPHNLLYRDTEQYQDTEQYRATVQLGEYLSKTYDIPINDAELYQLFVTISHNTTVIDHNAVNIGNISQYVNQKYIDIAENVLNKVEHTYYLDPFDDDFKARFIIHVNNMFHRITNDYVIRNPLTMKIKGTYPLIYDMAVYVAQEFENDYGIHLSEDEIAFISLHIGGYFENNMQNMNKVSCIFIYADYYGNHKKTIEKISRIFSDSLNIKYILSPEQYQQENLNTDFIISTVEMVITGRHTIISPFLTNDDVENIRINVESISRKNRFSALKSYFSDFIDPKLFYKNPPFHDKFEAITQMTRNAIALGLAEESLTENVLQRESLSDTGFGGIAVPHSLQEDCKKSFISFTICDVPMTWGDKQIYIIVLIGVSQDSRRTFTEVFDFLIDVLSEMQNVKELASATDYDDFFQRLTAQVERI
- a CDS encoding YitT family protein produces the protein MDGILNLDKKRMWYETKRLLGAIGGVLMYAIGMNLFIVPQGLYTGGLMGVSQVIRTLLVEYLGFPFGNFDISGIIYYIINIPLFIIAIKRLGRMFFLKTVISVTAMSFFLFIVYIPSIPIMDDILASCIIGGILSGAGIGICLKMGSSDGGANILGVLLIRWKRDFSVGKVNLTINLLLYAICLFLFDAETVIYSLIYAAVCSFAVDKVYSQNINVEVKVITRHACEEMEQEIFTKLERGITKWEALGAYTDNRAEVLYMIVSKYEIGRLKHIIGKYDPNAFVVVQEGVNVSGNFLKKL